TAGTTTTCTTTTGAAAGAGATTTAAGTGGACAGAGACCCACATCTCAAAACAAGTCTTTGAATTTATGCCGCGGTTGAGCGAGTCCAAGATCCAACTAGAGAGCTGTCACATGTAATCATGTGAGCAACTAGGAACTCGTGCGAAGTTATTAAATCCTTAATTATCTTCTAAGTATATAAATGAATCTAACAGTAACAGACAAACATCTCATGCGATTACAAATCAGACATTCCAAAGTACAATTTTGCCTTTAAAGATCATATCCCATCACCATATTTAAGCCAAGAGTATCAGGATTTTGCTAGGGATTAATTCCAGCTACCCATTATAATATGAATCCTCAAGGCTTCTCAGTTTTAGTAAATAATCATGATATCAAACAAAAGCAGAGAAATCTCCGGGGATTGATTTGAGTGATGAAATGTCAAGTGCAATTTTTCAAACTTTGTAgactttttatttagttttaaaactAATCATACTGTTTTTTGTTGGCCTTCTCTGCTCACCTCAAAACTGCATAATGCATATAAAAATGTCTATATTACACAAAGGACTCCACGTGTCCATACATTAACCACAGATGCTCTTTGGATGATGAAACTAATTTAAAGAGCTCAGGTAGTGAAGTCAAAAAGCTTCTCAGGCCTGCTGCTTAATCCTTTTGAGTGACCCCATTCATCAATCTTGTAGAATACTGATGCAATTGGAATTGACAGCATTAGAATTGAATGGTTGGATTTAAAGTTGTTTGCTTAATGGCAAGCAACCTGGGCACAAATCATCAGTGAACAAACCAATAATTACACTAAAAATATCTGTGGGCCAATTCTTCTGTCATAAAATATCAACTGGGTTACCCTTTATCACACTCTGCCAAATTTTCAACTAGATCAAGGACCATTTGTCCTGTATTTGCCTTGCCTGCAAGATGCAAGCAGGAAGCCATGGcactatttttatttaagagAAAATTTAGGTAACAGGGGAGTGACACAAAGCATACAACTTCATTCCTATTGAAACATTATATATTCATAGAGCATAAAAGAAAGTACCCGGTAGAAGCATTTAGCACTAGAGATAGAAAAGtgaacaaaaggaaaaaaagaaaaaggaaacagTAGCTATGGAGATGGAGGCCAACCATATAATCCAGCATCCTCAATGCCTTCATAGAACCTGAGCTCAAGCTCCTCCAGCCTTTCCTCGTCATCCCACatttcatcaaaactatcatcatcatcataatctCCCATATCGCCAGAAAAGATTTCCCAAGCAAAGTACTCGGAAGCATCTGAATATTCAGAGCAATAATCTCCCCAGTCATTCATATCATAATACTCCAGGAGATGAGGCCCTAATATTCTCACTTTTGGGAACTTCTCTTTGAGGAAATTCCCGTCAAGTTTCACATCCCAGCATCCTGTCAAATTCATGAACTCAAGCTCAGGGCAGCTTGAAAGGATTTTCAACACACTTTCTGTGCTGATGAGAAGATGGTAGGCAATTTCTAAATGCTTCAGCTTAGGCATCGTGGTAGCAATGGCATGAGCCTCATCATCTAGCGGAAGCTGATCTGCTGAAGATGATAGCTCCATGTTCCGGCACAGCACCAAAAGCAATTTACAACGCTTTCCAATAGCCTCTAAAGCTCGAGCACCAATTTTATTGCAATAGCTCACATCCAAGAAAGTGATCATTGAAAGTCTTCCAGCAATCTGTTCAACAATTGAATCACTTATTTCACTTCTTGGCATCCGCAAAGTCTGAAGGGATCCAGCACTTGCAAAACCAATAGAAAAATACCCAAGTCACTAAATGCCCTCTTAAAGAATGGTACCATTAGAGTCACTAAGACAAATGATGCTAAAAAACCAGCTCCTTTTCCTATCTAGAGATGGCAATTACAATGAAGAATACCACAACTGAATTTGCTAAGCAATGCAAGAGTAACAATAAACAAATAAGAAGCAATGCTTTTTCTGCTGCAATGACAAGATCCTAAATGGACAAGGAATAGAGACACAATCAAGATGAACTATAAGACTATCTGTGCTCAACTAAACTAGAACCTATGAGCAGATTACAAGGTTTCATAATAAGCTTGGCAATTGAAAGTTGaagtttgataaaaaaaaaaaaaaaaaaaagtctggtTCAGCTTACTGCTCAACGAGAAATGAGAAAATGGCATCATTTGGAATTCCAGTGACAGATAGCTTGCGCAGGGATCCACAGCTTCTAGTAATCAACAACCGTAGCATGCGATCAAGGTGATGAGGCTGGCGCCTTTTGCTCCATTCCTCAATGTCTATCTCTTGCCAACAATATGGCCCTGAAACTGCTCTGCTCCATGATTTGCAAACCCTTGGGACCACTGTCAATGTCTCTTGCAGGGAAAGATTTCTAAAGATAAGCCCAAGAGCATCTGGTATCAGCTCATCCCAACAGCGATACTCACTCCCATCTGCCATATATCCTTCCTGTACAAAATTAAAGACCAGAAATTTAAAGAAGGGAAATCCAAAAATCCAAGTCCTTAAGCACGAAATAGACCTTTTAGAATAAATGAATATCACCAGAAAGGGTCAATCCTACAAGagaaatttgaaggaaaatgTGCAGAATTCAATAAtacaagaagaaaataaaataagcaaAAGATCTGAGTTGCATACACGATCACTTTGCGGCAACAAAAACATTTTTTCCTTATctagcaaaaagaaaaagataaaatgACAGTGATAGAAGCAGGTAGACAGAGAACATGCGATAGATATAGATCAAATAAGAGAAAGAAGCATTAAATTtccaaaaatgagaaaaaagaaaaaagctcAATTAAACATTCAACATCACAAAACCAAATGAagaaattaagaagaaaaagatttaaaatttacaataacAAAAAATCTAGAACCAATTTCTGGATAAAACGAAAGAAATGGCTAAAGTTAATCGATCTgcacaagaaaataaagaaataaacaaCAAATTGAATCCCAAATAGAAAATATGAAAAGTAACTTAACAGATCCATAAAACTAAACTCACACAAGAAAACTGCTCAGAAACATCATTTGCATGTATATTAGAAAGGGTATCGGGTGAGGGTGAGATTAAGATAAAACTCTGCATGAAAAAAATGAATGAGAAGCAAAGAAAAAGATAATCTCATGCTCCTGCAATCCAAACACCGAGAAACAGAAAGTGCGTTTCTGGGTAAGCAAAggacaaagaaagaaagagaaaaagtataTAAATCTGAATATATTTTGCATATACACCTGGAAGAAAAGAGGAGCTAATATTTTTTCACCCTTGGAAGACTGGCTTTCTTGGTTTTCTTTGGGATTTGGATAGTGGAACAGATCACCGGTTTATCCGCCACAAACGCAGGGCAAAAAGAAAACAGAGACAGAGAGAAGGGGAAGAGGATGAGGagtaaaaagagagagagagagagagagagagctagaAAATTAGTAGAGCCCCCATCTACCCACACAACTAAACAGCATCAATGCGATACAGAACAAGAACCCAACAAGTAAAAACAGAGTGAAAAAGAGAAACACTGGATGCGTAAATGTACGAGTTAAATACTCACAACCAACAAGGAATATTTACagtaaaagaaaaaacagaGAGGAGAGAGTGACAACTGACAACCCAGAAACAAAAGAAAACGTATAGCTATATAATTAGTATTTGGATAACTTAAGATTtcttaaaagaaatttaattaccataaatttttgataaaaactACGAAGGTGGGAATTGTAATTTACAGTTTTCCTTTTTGGGATTTGGAATTGTgaagctctttttttttttttgttggtttTCAAAGATAATGTTAATGAGAGGTTTGGTAAACATTGGTTAGGTATATTTACTTCTCCTCTGAAAGATATGTAAGAAGTTTGAATAGCACTTGAGTGGGTTGATAACTGTGCAAAATTTAGAGACATTGATGGTTACAAGTTCCAAATGGGCTTCGTAGAAAGGGGCACCGACAGGATAGAGCAATCCAGGGAGTTAATAGAAGAAGATAAAGGTCTAGGCCCAAGACCATGTCACCTTTGGACTtgcgtttttttttttcaaaaggttGAAATTCAGGTTTGAATGCGACCTGGGTAATCTGAGTTGCCAATGGCAAGATTTGAGCTCAGAATGAGGATCCACTCCTGAGGTGGAAAATCAGAGTCGTACAAGGATGGACGGTCAGTGAGCATTAAATGCACCCTATACTATATGGTATCCTGCTGGTGCTtgggaattattattattatttttaattaaaaaaattactaagaaAGTTTCGAACCAACACACCAACTAATTACAATTCTTGAAATTTTACAATGTCGtcaaaattgattttgattgaACTATGAAGAAGGCAAATTCAATTGAAAGTGAAATCAAATGAGAATTGATGGTGGTCCATTTGTAGAAGAAGATTCAATTCCTTTAGGGGAGTAGAAGCATCATAAATTAGCTAAGGATGAATAACTTCCTGGTTGTTGGAAGTTTGATTTCTAAAGATGAAGTGGTTGTGACTGTTCCCACGAATCAGTTTGGGGTTGTACGAGTAATTAAGATTAGTAGAATCCAGTGGTAGACATGGTTGCTGTTTGATGTACTTGTGTTTTAGTTTTGATTGATTTAAATGGTGATTGGGACCATAGGTCCTCAATTATTTTATCTCAACATCTATGCCACGTCAAAAGCCAATGGAATTTTATCTCCTCCTAAAAGTTATTGATACCGATAACACAttctcttatttattttgtttactgtcttttttattttttatttttcaatatacaGCACAGAATATGTACCACTCCCTCCTCCTCctgtcataaaaataaatttattattaagaaatattatataaaatttattatttta
This is a stretch of genomic DNA from Manihot esculenta cultivar AM560-2 chromosome 2, M.esculenta_v8, whole genome shotgun sequence. It encodes these proteins:
- the LOC110609608 gene encoding F-box protein FBW2 isoform X3, producing the protein MADGSEYRCWDELIPDALGLIFRNLSLQETLTVVPRVCKSWSRAVSGPYCWQEIDIEEWSKRRQPHHLDRMLRLLITRSCGSLRKLSVTGIPNDAIFSFLVEHAGSLQTLRMPRSEISDSIVEQIAGRLSMITFLDVSYCNKIGARALEAIGKRCKLLLVLCRNMELSSSADQLPLDDEAHAIATTMPKLKHLEIAYHLLISTESVLKILSSCPELEFMNLTGCWDVKLDGNFLKEKFPKVRILGPHLLEYYDMNDWGDYCSEYSDASEYFAWEIFSGDMGDYDDDDSFDEMWDDEERLEELELRFYEGIEDAGLYGWPPSP
- the LOC110609608 gene encoding F-box protein FBW2 isoform X2 gives rise to the protein MQSFILISPSPDTLSNIHANDVSEQFSCEGYMADGSEYRCWDELIPDALGLIFRNLSLQETLTVVPRVCKSWSRAVSGPYCWQEIDIEEWSKRRQPHHLDRMLRLLITRSCGSLRKLSVTGIPNDAIFSFLVEHAGSLQTLRMPRSEISDSIVEQIAGRLSMITFLDVSYCNKIGARALEAIGKRCKLLLVLCRNMELSSSADQLPLDDEAHAIATTMPKLKHLEIAYHLLISTESVLKILSSCPELEFMNLTGCWDVKLDGNFLKEKFPKVRILGPHLLEYYDMNDWGDYCSEYSDASEYFAWEIFSGDMGDYDDDDSFDEMWDDEERLEELELRFYEGIEDAGLYGWPPSP
- the LOC110609608 gene encoding F-box protein FBW2 isoform X1, which translates into the protein MEGYMADGSEYRCWDELIPDALGLIFRNLSLQETLTVVPRVCKSWSRAVSGPYCWQEIDIEEWSKRRQPHHLDRMLRLLITRSCGSLRKLSVTGIPNDAIFSFLVEHAGSLQTLRMPRSEISDSIVEQIAGRLSMITFLDVSYCNKIGARALEAIGKRCKLLLVLCRNMELSSSADQLPLDDEAHAIATTMPKLKHLEIAYHLLISTESVLKILSSCPELEFMNLTGCWDVKLDGNFLKEKFPKVRILGPHLLEYYDMNDWGDYCSEYSDASEYFAWEIFSGDMGDYDDDDSFDEMWDDEERLEELELRFYEGIEDAGLYGWPPSP